A stretch of the Thiomicrorhabdus indica genome encodes the following:
- the rsmI gene encoding 16S rRNA (cytidine(1402)-2'-O)-methyltransferase encodes MTRPTVHSSELENGCLYVVATPIGNLGDITYRAVDVLTKVDWIAAEDTRHSQKLLQALGIANKKLISLHEHNEEARAQQLLKALQTGEKGALISDAGTPLINDPGYQLVKVLRQSDISVVPIPGASAVITALSAAGVATDRFAYEGFLPARSTKRVASLEALLDETRTMVFYESPHRLMDSLQDFSEVFTGRKMVVAKELTKQFEQFVSGSVEEVIEYFQQNPDRVRGEFVVILSGKVLEKNDSTMNDHLIKTLLAQSLPVKQISEIVASYEGQKKKAVYQRVLELKEV; translated from the coding sequence ATGACTCGTCCCACAGTGCATTCCTCTGAATTAGAAAATGGTTGTTTATATGTGGTTGCAACACCCATTGGAAACTTGGGTGATATTACGTATCGTGCGGTTGATGTACTGACTAAAGTGGATTGGATTGCCGCGGAAGACACTCGCCATAGTCAAAAACTCTTGCAAGCGCTTGGTATTGCTAACAAAAAGCTGATTAGTTTACACGAGCACAATGAAGAAGCCCGTGCTCAGCAGTTGCTAAAGGCGTTACAAACTGGCGAAAAAGGCGCTCTGATTTCTGATGCCGGCACCCCTCTGATTAATGATCCTGGATATCAATTAGTTAAGGTTTTGAGGCAATCAGATATTTCCGTGGTGCCAATTCCTGGAGCGAGTGCTGTGATAACGGCTTTGTCTGCAGCGGGTGTTGCTACAGACCGTTTTGCCTATGAGGGATTTTTACCTGCACGTTCAACTAAGCGTGTCGCAAGTCTTGAAGCCTTGTTGGATGAAACACGAACGATGGTCTTTTATGAATCACCTCATCGGCTTATGGATTCTTTGCAGGATTTCTCTGAAGTTTTTACCGGCCGGAAGATGGTGGTTGCCAAAGAGTTGACGAAACAATTTGAGCAGTTTGTTTCAGGGAGTGTCGAAGAGGTGATTGAGTACTTTCAGCAAAACCCTGATCGGGTCAGAGGGGAGTTTGTGGTGATTTTGTCAGGAAAAGTGTTAGAAAAAAACGATTCGACGATGAATGATCATTTAATTAAAACGTTATTAGCGCAAAGTTTACCGGTAAAACAAATTTCTGAAATAGTTGCGAGTTATGAAGGGCAGAAGAAGAAAGCCGTTTATCAAAGGGTTTTGGAATTAAAAGAGGTTTGA
- a CDS encoding peptidoglycan D,D-transpeptidase FtsI family protein, translating into MISRNLRSWLIFFVILLAFTVVASRAIYLQGSAAYKNKLTTEAENRHLRTVKLQPPRGSIYDRHGNLLALSTRVYDVIVDPKYLSHLLVNYRTFLKLVRVKDSELKNLAIEQRHKRKSFIRVLPDNPELLNQIRELSLPGVFINRVDLEWKSPAGKSLRVSKTSPSLWVDWMAIEHYRAAPYKIAKILDLNGEQLSQKIHKRAKSRYLVVKRGVQPNLSLAIKDLSLRGVYLESTYRRYYPQGESIANLVGFTNIDDKGADGIERSYNQHLTGVNGKQQVVRDALGNVIDVVNISQSAQAGKDIQLAIDQNIQYFAYKTLKEQVNRHDAQSASAVILDAKTGEILSMVSLPSYNPNDRSQRIGKGVRNRAISDYIEPGSTLKPFAIAKGLEYGVVEPDSEIDTGRGAFYIQGQRITDTSAHGKIDVATIVQKSSNIGTAKIALKIDPEVYYQDLLDFGFTSASNTYLPGEVTGQINGALNWQPINQVTTSYGYGINMTTLTLARAYTVFSNQGRLLPVSLFKLAQPPEGEQVLGAQAAETTLGMMESVAKRGGTAPKAAIKGYRVAGKTGTVHLTASSGGYEGNEYLSVFAGLVPASNPDMIMVVAVKKPSRGIYYGGAIAAPVFQKVMQQALRIRKVAPDDEAWLPKLTPVALPLTENVTSKKSDSMQASGD; encoded by the coding sequence ATGATTAGTCGGAATTTACGCTCATGGCTGATATTTTTTGTCATCTTGTTGGCATTTACTGTAGTTGCTTCTCGTGCGATTTATTTGCAAGGTTCAGCAGCCTACAAGAATAAGCTAACCACAGAAGCCGAAAACCGTCACCTTAGAACGGTGAAACTTCAACCGCCACGCGGTTCGATTTATGATCGACATGGAAATTTGTTGGCATTAAGTACGCGTGTCTATGATGTTATTGTTGATCCGAAATATTTGTCCCATCTGCTGGTTAATTATCGAACTTTTTTAAAGCTGGTTCGAGTCAAAGACTCAGAGTTAAAAAATCTGGCAATTGAACAGCGTCATAAACGCAAAAGTTTTATTCGTGTTTTGCCAGACAACCCAGAGCTATTGAATCAAATTCGTGAACTCTCTTTGCCAGGAGTTTTTATTAATCGAGTCGATTTAGAGTGGAAATCACCGGCCGGTAAATCCTTGAGAGTCAGTAAAACGTCACCTTCTTTATGGGTTGACTGGATGGCGATTGAACACTATCGAGCTGCGCCTTACAAAATTGCAAAAATTCTTGATCTGAATGGTGAGCAACTTTCCCAAAAAATTCATAAACGAGCAAAGTCTCGTTATTTGGTTGTTAAGCGAGGCGTTCAGCCAAATTTAAGCTTGGCGATTAAAGACTTATCGCTTCGAGGTGTTTACTTAGAATCAACTTATCGCCGCTACTACCCTCAAGGTGAAAGTATTGCCAACTTAGTAGGTTTTACCAATATTGATGACAAGGGTGCCGATGGCATCGAGCGATCCTACAATCAGCATTTAACAGGGGTTAATGGCAAGCAACAAGTTGTCCGCGATGCTCTGGGAAATGTGATTGATGTGGTGAATATTTCACAATCAGCTCAAGCAGGTAAAGATATTCAGCTCGCAATTGATCAGAATATTCAATATTTTGCTTATAAAACCCTTAAAGAGCAGGTGAATCGGCATGATGCGCAATCGGCATCGGCCGTCATTTTGGATGCAAAAACGGGTGAGATTTTATCCATGGTCAGCTTGCCGAGCTATAACCCAAATGATCGTTCACAACGTATCGGAAAAGGGGTTCGTAATCGAGCCATTAGTGACTACATAGAACCGGGCTCAACGTTGAAGCCGTTTGCAATTGCAAAAGGGTTGGAGTATGGCGTGGTGGAGCCTGATTCTGAAATTGATACCGGCCGGGGTGCTTTCTATATTCAAGGTCAACGAATTACAGATACCTCCGCGCATGGCAAAATCGATGTGGCGACCATTGTGCAAAAGTCGAGCAATATAGGCACAGCAAAAATTGCATTAAAAATAGATCCAGAAGTTTATTATCAGGATTTATTGGATTTTGGGTTTACTTCGGCAAGCAATACTTATCTGCCAGGAGAAGTTACCGGTCAAATTAATGGTGCTTTGAATTGGCAACCGATTAATCAAGTGACCACATCTTACGGTTATGGAATTAACATGACCACCTTGACACTTGCCAGAGCTTATACAGTTTTCAGCAATCAAGGTCGTTTATTGCCGGTGAGTTTGTTTAAACTGGCCCAACCTCCGGAAGGAGAACAGGTGTTGGGCGCACAGGCTGCAGAGACTACGCTTGGAATGATGGAATCGGTTGCTAAACGTGGAGGCACAGCTCCAAAAGCCGCTATCAAAGGTTATCGTGTTGCGGGTAAAACAGGCACTGTTCACTTAACAGCCTCATCAGGCGGCTATGAAGGTAATGAATATCTCTCAGTATTTGCAGGTCTGGTCCCTGCTTCAAATCCAGACATGATTATGGTGGTTGCTGTGAAAAAACCGTCACGAGGAATTTATTATGGAGGTGCAATCGCTGCACCAGTCTTTCAGAAAGTCATGCAACAAGCGTTACGTATTCGCAAAGTGGCACCGGATGATGAGGCTTGGTTGCCAAAGTTGACACCGGTAGCGCTACCTTTGACGGAAAACGTCACTTCGAAAAAGTCTGACTCAATGCAAGCTTCTGGAGACTAG
- a CDS encoding class I SAM-dependent methyltransferase, with amino-acid sequence MTQRSDTNSSRQFTIDFYDRLEDAQNQLLYQKMVETVATLNLSTDQFQKTFQTLFTQRTNQVLELLRIHNVAVQQSSTENIEQTDDLDADLINREKKHETYQLRWLEIDKWEKTLQRFLQNNTENALSESDLAIQLHQWLPLSLIHQNQSPVRIDFLTGKKAHRRQFGGGANQPLARAMGKLEDGLPTVLDATAGLGGDSFVLASCGFQVAMLERDPFVACLLQDALTRAKFIEDFDTETSHTDLKEVTGRLSFIASDSIHYLTQIAQSRESDTQNKIIDTIYLDPMYPEKKKNAATKKEMALLQQKVGPDLDSHKLLDVALKVARYRVVVKRPKNAPIIEHPTYQPTTAIKSPNTRYDIYVIKALKKH; translated from the coding sequence ATGACTCAGCGCTCAGATACAAATTCTTCAAGACAATTCACCATTGATTTCTATGACCGTTTAGAAGACGCTCAAAACCAACTTCTTTATCAGAAAATGGTTGAAACCGTAGCGACACTCAATTTATCAACCGATCAATTTCAAAAAACTTTCCAGACATTATTCACGCAACGCACCAACCAAGTTTTAGAACTGCTGCGCATACATAATGTGGCAGTACAACAATCCAGCACTGAAAACATTGAGCAGACTGATGATTTGGACGCTGACCTAATAAATCGTGAAAAAAAACATGAAACCTATCAACTGCGCTGGCTGGAAATCGACAAATGGGAAAAAACACTCCAAAGGTTTTTGCAAAATAATACCGAAAACGCGCTGTCGGAATCAGACTTGGCGATTCAGCTTCACCAATGGTTACCCTTGAGTCTTATTCATCAAAATCAATCGCCCGTGCGAATCGATTTTCTGACTGGAAAAAAAGCGCACCGCCGCCAATTTGGCGGGGGAGCCAATCAACCGCTCGCTCGTGCAATGGGCAAACTCGAGGATGGCCTGCCAACCGTTTTGGATGCGACAGCTGGTCTTGGAGGAGATAGTTTTGTCTTAGCTAGCTGCGGCTTTCAGGTGGCAATGCTCGAACGAGACCCTTTCGTCGCCTGCCTGTTACAAGATGCGCTCACTCGAGCAAAATTCATCGAAGACTTTGATACCGAAACCTCACACACAGATCTCAAAGAAGTTACCGGCCGGTTATCTTTTATAGCATCAGATAGCATTCACTATTTGACCCAAATAGCGCAGTCGCGCGAATCAGACACTCAGAACAAGATCATTGACACTATCTACCTTGATCCAATGTACCCAGAAAAAAAGAAAAATGCAGCCACCAAAAAAGAGATGGCACTGTTACAACAAAAAGTCGGCCCCGACTTAGACAGCCACAAGCTGTTGGATGTTGCGCTTAAAGTCGCACGTTATCGAGTCGTGGTCAAGCGACCTAAAAATGCCCCTATTATTGAGCACCCGACTTATCAACCAACGACTGCCATAAAAAGCCCGAATACTCGTTATGATATCTATGTGATAAAAGCCCTAAAAAAACATTAA
- the ftsL gene encoding cell division protein FtsL, with product MSQQASKKLFKHLSSFQLGLLFALLGILFFLAISVVNMKEKVRVVQTQLFQINTEIQQQREKWGELMLQKTHLESPAKVEVLAKQKLRMQSAPKAFLTIKILPDSNTLKPMLSAESEERQD from the coding sequence ATGTCACAGCAAGCTTCGAAAAAACTATTCAAGCACCTATCAAGTTTTCAATTAGGCTTGTTGTTCGCATTGCTCGGAATTTTATTTTTTTTAGCCATCTCCGTTGTCAATATGAAAGAGAAAGTTCGAGTGGTCCAGACTCAGCTCTTTCAAATAAACACTGAAATTCAGCAGCAAAGAGAAAAATGGGGAGAGTTGATGCTGCAGAAAACACATCTGGAATCGCCAGCAAAAGTCGAGGTGCTTGCTAAACAAAAACTACGAATGCAGAGTGCCCCTAAAGCCTTTCTGACTATCAAAATTCTTCCAGACTCCAATACGCTAAAACCAATGCTCTCTGCAGAGTCAGAAGAGAGGCAAGACTGA
- a CDS encoding D-alanyl-D-alanine carboxypeptidase, which produces MWSSVVYSQGANVTEVALKTNLPTSAAHVLPNARLNLQRLKASKEFQKLLSIEQASFALYRSNWAPLYVNNQNLPLIPASTTKILTAYLALQHWGSDHHFYTDFVIEVLPSKAQEPAGKRVNSRQANLWIKGYGDPFLTSEEIALMAKHLHQQLERLGVNQIVSVNLDSRFYDAEIDIPGASKSDNPYDAIPTAIAANFNTAFLEWNGTSWQSAEPQTPITQVAIDAANKRFLPAGKKAKSHIPLKKGFKTRINLGFNPKNNEKHFVQLLLALLNKELARDQSPYPVKLNSVEVNWQALEPSWVSNLQSISQSKSITRWRYRNSKNLQQVLVPMLKYSTNFIANQLALNLAAEHYSLPAGERLVTRYYQDAIGNWLVGANFEEGAGLSRQNQITAEKLSFLLKAFFPYRELLPRVSKGVYAKSGTLHGVTTLAGFIDKNGRSFPFVLMVNEPVAYKFRNRFIQAVRDALEI; this is translated from the coding sequence ATGTGGTCATCTGTAGTCTATTCCCAAGGAGCGAATGTTACGGAAGTGGCTTTGAAGACAAATTTGCCAACTTCTGCAGCCCATGTTTTACCTAACGCACGCTTGAATTTACAACGCCTTAAAGCGTCCAAAGAATTTCAAAAGCTCTTATCAATTGAGCAAGCAAGCTTTGCGCTCTACCGTTCCAATTGGGCACCATTATATGTGAATAATCAAAATTTACCGTTAATTCCGGCCTCGACCACCAAAATCCTCACGGCCTATTTAGCGCTTCAACATTGGGGAAGCGATCATCATTTTTACACAGATTTTGTTATTGAGGTCTTACCTTCGAAGGCGCAAGAGCCGGCCGGTAAAAGAGTGAATTCTCGTCAAGCAAATTTATGGATTAAAGGCTACGGTGATCCATTTTTAACCTCTGAAGAAATTGCTTTAATGGCTAAACATCTTCATCAGCAACTCGAACGGCTTGGCGTGAATCAAATTGTCAGTGTAAATTTAGATAGCCGTTTTTATGATGCTGAAATTGACATTCCAGGAGCGTCCAAAAGCGACAATCCTTATGATGCGATTCCGACGGCGATTGCCGCCAACTTCAATACGGCTTTTCTGGAATGGAATGGCACGAGTTGGCAGAGTGCTGAGCCGCAAACGCCGATTACTCAAGTGGCGATTGATGCGGCAAATAAGCGATTCTTACCGGCCGGTAAGAAGGCTAAATCCCATATCCCCCTAAAAAAGGGCTTTAAAACACGAATTAACTTGGGCTTTAATCCTAAAAACAACGAAAAACACTTTGTTCAGCTATTACTCGCTCTTTTGAATAAAGAGTTGGCGCGAGACCAAAGCCCATATCCAGTGAAATTAAATAGTGTTGAAGTAAACTGGCAGGCTTTAGAACCTTCATGGGTGTCCAACTTGCAAAGTATTTCTCAATCAAAAAGCATTACTAGATGGCGCTACCGAAATTCTAAAAACCTTCAGCAGGTTTTAGTCCCCATGTTGAAATATTCGACGAATTTTATTGCTAATCAATTAGCGTTGAATTTGGCGGCAGAGCACTATTCTTTGCCGGCTGGTGAACGTTTGGTGACTCGTTATTATCAGGATGCTATAGGGAATTGGTTAGTAGGAGCCAATTTCGAAGAAGGGGCGGGATTATCTCGTCAAAATCAAATAACAGCTGAAAAATTATCATTTTTATTGAAAGCTTTTTTTCCTTACCGAGAGCTATTGCCCAGAGTTTCCAAAGGGGTGTATGCAAAATCTGGTACCTTACATGGCGTGACCACCTTGGCAGGCTTTATTGACAAAAATGGAAGAAGTTTTCCTTTTGTGTTGATGGTGAATGAACCGGTTGCTTATAAATTTCGAAATCGATTTATCCAGGCTGTCCGAGATGCTCTAGAGATTTAG
- the rsmH gene encoding 16S rRNA (cytosine(1402)-N(4))-methyltransferase RsmH: protein MSQSIHYSVLLKESVEALAIRPDGIYIDCTFGRGGHSREILSKLGDSGRLMAIDQDPQAVEYANQQINDARFEIQQGSFENLKDYCQSRDWIGKVDGVLLDLGVSSPQLDQAERGFSFMREGPLDMRMDTSQGLTAREWLAEVEESELKRVLKTYGEERFSGRIARHIKEAIGDGKLHTTKELADLVTQVSPKTEKNKHPATRTFQAIRIAVNRELDVLENVLTSAVEVLAPKGRLSVISFHSLEDRIVKTFIRDKSRVQDLYPESPIPMGVIEPIIKRIGKPVFPSKQECAENGRSRSSVLRIAEKL, encoded by the coding sequence TTGTCTCAAAGTATCCATTACTCAGTGTTACTTAAAGAGTCCGTGGAGGCTTTGGCCATTCGACCTGATGGAATTTACATTGACTGTACCTTCGGTCGGGGTGGTCACAGTCGTGAGATCCTGTCGAAGCTGGGTGATTCTGGGCGCTTAATGGCGATTGATCAAGACCCCCAAGCGGTGGAATATGCAAATCAGCAAATAAATGATGCGCGTTTTGAAATTCAGCAAGGCTCTTTTGAAAATTTGAAAGATTACTGCCAGTCACGTGATTGGATTGGCAAAGTTGATGGAGTTTTACTCGATTTGGGGGTTTCCTCACCACAGCTTGACCAAGCAGAGCGAGGGTTTAGTTTTATGCGAGAAGGTCCTTTGGATATGCGCATGGATACGAGTCAAGGTTTAACCGCTAGAGAGTGGTTGGCAGAAGTTGAAGAGAGTGAACTCAAACGGGTTTTAAAAACTTATGGCGAAGAACGTTTTTCTGGTCGAATCGCAAGGCATATTAAAGAAGCGATTGGAGACGGCAAACTTCATACAACAAAAGAATTAGCGGATTTAGTGACACAAGTGTCGCCAAAAACTGAAAAAAATAAACATCCAGCCACTCGAACATTTCAGGCAATTCGTATTGCTGTGAATCGTGAATTAGATGTGCTGGAAAATGTTTTAACCTCGGCTGTAGAAGTCTTGGCTCCGAAAGGACGGTTGTCAGTGATTAGTTTTCACTCTCTAGAGGATCGGATCGTTAAAACATTTATTCGAGATAAATCTCGTGTTCAAGATTTATATCCGGAGTCGCCGATTCCAATGGGTGTCATTGAACCGATTATTAAACGCATTGGAAAGCCAGTTTTTCCAAGCAAGCAAGAATGTGCAGAGAATGGTCGTTCGCGAAGTTCGGTGCTCAGAATTGCAGAAAAACTATAA
- the mraZ gene encoding division/cell wall cluster transcriptional repressor MraZ, which translates to MSFRGNYALSVDAKGRMAIPKKFRDVVAVESNNAIVLTIDVSKKCLSLYLEPEFSEKEEQIMNLKGAVQNPIVRDLQRVFVGLAHTLELDGQGRFLVPKSIQKFFPLEKSMVLVGQMSRFEIWRETDWDAFLAEAFAEESGNETTEALDDLVL; encoded by the coding sequence ATGTCATTTCGCGGAAATTACGCCCTTTCAGTTGATGCAAAGGGACGCATGGCGATCCCGAAAAAGTTTCGGGATGTGGTAGCAGTCGAAAGTAATAATGCGATTGTGTTGACCATTGACGTCTCCAAGAAATGCTTAAGTCTCTACTTAGAACCCGAGTTCAGCGAAAAAGAAGAACAAATTATGAACTTAAAAGGGGCGGTGCAAAACCCCATTGTTCGTGATTTGCAACGTGTTTTTGTTGGTTTGGCTCACACACTGGAACTAGATGGACAAGGCCGTTTTTTGGTACCTAAGTCGATTCAGAAGTTTTTTCCGCTTGAGAAATCGATGGTTCTGGTTGGTCAAATGTCTCGATTCGAGATTTGGCGTGAAACTGACTGGGATGCATTTTTGGCGGAAGCTTTTGCAGAAGAAAGTGGTAATGAAACGACCGAAGCGCTTGACGATTTGGTGCTATAA
- a CDS encoding UDP-N-acetylmuramoyl-L-alanyl-D-glutamate--2,6-diaminopimelate ligase, with amino-acid sequence MKTLEAIIHFFQKLSESAEQAVVPSGHNPKLKWLINDSRECSEKSVFVAQQGLHHHGLDFLTQVLESGCRVIISDRPVKMHEQALLDQILDNASPVQLIVIDNLNQILPKFCHWFYDFPTQKLKVIGITGTNGKTSTAFYCAQLLEAKGDKVAVIGTLGNGSIHQLKATQNTTPDIIRLTTLLAGFVEANYEWVVMEVSSHAIALGRITGFEFYTAAITQIGSDHLDFHQTQIDYEQTKLRLFTDYSAKHHVFNLSDKTVLKFVEDQNQSVFKKLRSEKILGYCLPDDCYTDNNCEKLLPDSISLLQAKAAEFYSDGLGFKLLNNESISPEHQKTECHYQSALLGRFNIENLMCAISVVNTCGVDLKTLQADVAKLSAVPGRMQIVHHHPTVIIDFAHTADALQNLLEAVKVHLNPEEQQHSLGLVFGCGGDRDRQKRPEMAKVAQEYADRIMVTSDNPRKESPQKIIDEILQGFSENTVVMVEADRMAAIEQMLAQAASEDLIVVAGKGHEDYQEIQGVKYPFSDHAVIEQYFERRQING; translated from the coding sequence ATGAAAACTCTTGAAGCGATTATTCACTTTTTTCAGAAGTTGTCAGAGAGTGCTGAGCAAGCCGTTGTTCCCAGTGGTCATAATCCTAAGCTAAAGTGGTTAATTAATGACAGTCGTGAATGTTCTGAGAAAAGTGTGTTCGTTGCACAGCAAGGTTTGCATCATCACGGTTTAGATTTTTTAACTCAGGTACTTGAGTCGGGTTGTCGCGTGATTATTTCTGACCGGCCGGTAAAGATGCATGAACAAGCTCTGCTAGACCAAATACTTGATAATGCTAGTCCGGTTCAGTTGATTGTGATTGATAACCTTAACCAAATATTGCCGAAATTTTGCCACTGGTTTTATGATTTTCCTACGCAAAAACTTAAAGTGATTGGGATTACCGGCACGAATGGAAAAACTTCCACTGCGTTTTATTGTGCGCAGTTGTTGGAAGCGAAAGGTGACAAGGTAGCTGTGATTGGCACCTTGGGAAATGGCTCAATTCATCAGTTAAAAGCGACTCAGAATACAACACCGGATATTATTCGCTTGACCACTTTGTTGGCAGGTTTTGTGGAAGCGAACTATGAATGGGTTGTCATGGAAGTCAGTTCTCACGCGATTGCACTGGGGCGAATTACAGGATTTGAATTCTATACGGCCGCGATTACTCAGATTGGCAGCGACCATTTAGACTTCCATCAAACTCAAATTGACTATGAGCAGACAAAGTTACGATTGTTTACCGACTATAGTGCTAAACATCATGTCTTTAATTTGTCAGATAAGACCGTGTTGAAATTTGTTGAAGACCAGAATCAAAGTGTGTTTAAGAAACTTCGCTCTGAAAAGATCCTTGGTTATTGTTTGCCTGATGATTGCTACACGGATAACAATTGTGAAAAACTGTTGCCCGATTCGATAAGCCTGTTGCAGGCGAAGGCTGCTGAGTTTTATTCGGATGGCCTTGGTTTTAAATTGCTGAATAACGAATCAATATCTCCAGAACACCAAAAAACAGAATGTCATTATCAGAGCGCTCTTTTGGGGCGGTTTAATATTGAAAACCTAATGTGTGCCATTTCAGTCGTAAATACGTGCGGTGTCGATTTAAAAACTCTTCAAGCCGATGTGGCAAAATTGAGTGCTGTTCCGGGAAGAATGCAGATTGTGCATCATCATCCGACTGTCATCATTGATTTTGCGCATACTGCTGATGCATTGCAGAATCTATTAGAGGCAGTCAAAGTGCATCTCAACCCAGAAGAACAGCAGCATTCGTTAGGATTGGTGTTTGGTTGTGGTGGGGATCGAGACCGGCAAAAGCGTCCAGAAATGGCAAAAGTCGCACAAGAGTATGCTGACAGAATTATGGTGACCAGTGATAATCCAAGAAAGGAATCGCCGCAGAAAATTATTGATGAGATCTTACAAGGATTTTCAGAAAATACCGTGGTCATGGTTGAAGCGGATCGAATGGCTGCGATTGAGCAGATGTTGGCTCAAGCTGCTTCTGAAGATCTGATTGTGGTTGCAGGAAAAGGCCATGAAGATTATCAAGAAATTCAAGGTGTGAAATATCCTTTTAGTGATCATGCAGTGATTGAACAGTATTTTGAACGCAGACAAATAAACGGCTGA
- a CDS encoding response regulator — MESRTSTTSSRILILDDSSVIRSLLSITLQKAGYIVDSAETIDEAEAFYKESHYDLLILDYMLDIETTGFDFIHRIRSTDTETPPVIMLSAEQSHSHKAEAKTLDIQAWMRKPFTPDSILSLIPKVISRFQSQTNASAI; from the coding sequence TTGGAAAGCCGAACGTCCACAACCTCTTCAAGAATTTTGATTTTAGATGACTCAAGCGTCATCCGAAGTCTACTTTCCATCACCTTGCAAAAGGCAGGTTATATTGTCGATAGTGCTGAAACGATTGATGAAGCGGAAGCATTTTATAAAGAGAGTCATTATGACTTGCTCATCTTAGACTACATGTTAGACATTGAGACCACCGGCTTTGATTTCATTCATCGCATTCGCTCAACCGACACAGAAACTCCACCTGTCATTATGCTTTCCGCGGAACAAAGCCATTCACATAAGGCAGAAGCAAAAACACTGGATATTCAAGCTTGGATGCGAAAACCTTTTACACCAGACTCAATTTTATCCTTAATTCCCAAAGTCATCTCCCGATTTCAAAGTCAAACTAACGCTTCAGCCATTTAA